The genomic DNA CCCGTCCCTCCACGCCCCACTCGATGTCGATCCTCTGGTCGATGATACCCTGACAGATCGCCTCGATCCGTTTGGGTTTGAGCAGGAAATGGTCGTCCACGAAATAGACCGCGCCGTACCCGAGCTCCTGCAGGTGCTTGAACTCCGCCACCACGTGTTCGGCGCTTCGAAAGCGCCATTTCCCGTCGTTGAAGATCGGGATGTCGCAAAACACACAGGGCCACGGGCAGCCGCGGGACGTCTGCATGGTGGTGAAGCGCTTCATCGACAGCACCGCCGGCACGTCGAGCGGCATGGACTCGATGAAATCGAGTTTCAGGCTGTCGCGGTCTGGAAAGGGCCACTGGTCGAGATTGCGCTCGGTGGGGCGGTTGGGATTGTTGATGACCCGGTCGTCCTTCATCCAGGTCAGGCCCTGTACGGCCTCGGGGTCGTTGAGATGCGCCAGGAGGTCGAGGATCAACTGCTCACCGTCGCCGCGGCACACGAAGTCGACTTCGGGACACTGCAGCTTCACCAACCCCGCGTTCAGCGAGGCGAAGACCCCGCCGAACGCGAGCTTGACCGCGGAATCCACCGCGCGGATCTTACGGGCCAGGATCTTTGCGTAGGGGTAGCTGGTCGTGCTGAGAAAACTCATGCCCACCAGCGCGGGACGCTGGCGCCGGATCTCCTCAATGATGACGTGGTCGGGCGTCTCGGGATTGGCCTGATCGAACATGACGCACTCGTGGCCATCGCGTTTGAGCACCGCGGAGAGCGACATGATGCCGATGGGGGGAAAGCCCATCACCCGGATATTGCCGTTCTTGGCCCGGGTCTTGGCTGGCAGCGCGTAAAATTGAGGATCGCGGATATGGATCAGGAAGACGCGAATGGGAGCCTCGTTTCTACGAGTACGGGTGTGTGAGGAATCGGATTACTGACTCTCCTTGTCGTTGCATCCCAACTTCAACGCGACCGAGACAGTAACAGGGACATGGTCGGTCCGTCAATCGTCAGAGTCCAAGGCGGTTGCGGCGGTCTTCCAGTCGCCAGTGAGGTCACGGGAGCACCCGCTGTTTCTGGAGCGCCTCCAGAACGTCCGCCACGTAGGATTCCATTAACGCGTGTCGATCGGTCTGGAGCTTGGTTTGCGTGACCGCGGCCCAGATCAGCTTCTCGGTTTCGACGTCGTAGAGGTTCACTTCCGCCACGGCGTATTCGGCTTCCTGCGCCATCGGGTAGCCGCCGCCGTAGTACGCGGGCCAAGTGCCGTAGTATTCCGGCAAGCGGGAGGCGGCTGGATCCTGCGAATAGCGCAGGCTGGCCGTCTTGTCGACCAGCCTGGTCAGCAGCAGGGTGTCGGCGCCAGCCTCCTTGAGTCGAGCGGCCATCACTTCCTTGTCGGGAGGCTTCTCTTCGGGCACGATCTGATGACCCGGGACCGCGTCGAGACCTCGCGCTTTCAACTGCCGAACGAATTCATCCTCCAAGCGCGGCCGGTTCTTCGGATTCCAGAGCATACTCAACACGACGATTTTGTGGGGCGTCTTGTGGTAGGCGTCATCCTTCCAGACGGACGTCAGCGTGGTCCCGGCGCATGCCGTTGCCAGGAGCGACACTGTAACCAGCAGCATGATGAGGAACCGTGCGCGAGCCACGGCGGCTACTGTGGGCAATCTGGAGCGGGATGTCAAGGTGTCGCCTTGAAAATCGGACAGCGAATGTGAAAAGTACTGCGAGCACCGCAATCAATGGAGATCGATCCGAAGGGAGAGCGCCATGAGCACGATTATCGGCATCGCGGGCAGCTTGAGGCGGGCTTCGTACAACGCGGCGCTGCTGCGAGCGGCAACAGCCCTGGCGCCTCAAGGCTGCCGGATCGAGGTCGCCTCGATCCGGGGAATCCCGCTCTACGACGGAGACGTGGAAGCCGAGGAGGGAATTCCTCCGGCGGTCAACCAGCTCAAGAACCGGATCGCCGCGGCCCACGGGCTCCTATTGGTCACCCCGGAGTACAACAACTCCGTACCCGGAGTGCTCAAGAACGCCATCGACTGGCTCTCGCGTCCGGACGACGATATCGCTCGGGTCTTTGAAGGCCGCCCGGTCGGTCTCATCGGTGCCACGCCCGGCATGGGAGGAACGCGGCTCTCGCAAACCGCGTGGTTGCCCGTGATCCGGACCCTGGGAATGAGCCCGTGGTTCGGCGAGACGCTCTATGTTTCGAACGCGCGCCAGGTATTCGACGCAACGGGTGCGCTGGTGGACGAGAAGGTCAAGCGCCGTCTCACGGCCTATATGAAGGGCTTCGCGGCTTTTGTGGAGTCGGTCGCGCGAGCCAAATCCACCGCACCGGCTACGCCCGCTGGCAGTTGAGCAGCGGGCGTGCAATGCCATCCGTGCTTAATCCTCCAGATACCCGAATCGCCCGGCGTTAAAATCTTCCACCGCCTGGTTGATTTCGTCCGCGCTGTTCATGATGAACGGACCGTAGTGCACGAGCGGTTCCTCGATCGGCTCGCCGCTCAGGAAGAGCACGATCGCGTCGGTCACGGCGGTCACGCGAACTTCGTCGCCGTCGTTCTTGAACAGCACGAACTGTCCCTCCGAGACCGCAGCCGACTCGTTGGCCTTCACTTGCCCGCTCAGCACCAGCAGCGCGGTGTTGTAGTCCTTCGGCGTGGGCAGCCGCACCTCTGCGCCGGGTTTCAAGCGCAGGTCCAGCATGTGCGCGGGAGTGAAGGTCGAGGCCGAGCCCTTCGTGGCTTCGTACACGCCCGAGATCACCCGGACCACGCCCGTGTCATCCCGCAGCGTGACCTCCGGAATGTCGGCGATGGTCAGGGGTTGGTATTTCGGCGCGGTCATCTTGTGCCGCCGAGGCAGATTGACCCAGATCTGCATCATGTGCATGACGCCGCCGGCCCGGGCGAACGACTCCTCGTGGTATTCGTTGTGCAGGATGCCGCCCCCGGCGGTCATCCACTGCACCTCGCCGGGGCGGATCACGCCGCCCGCGCCGGTGCTGTCGCGATGCGCGACCGCACCCTGGTACGCAATGGTCACGGTCTCAAACCCGCGATGCGGATGCGTGCCCACGCCGCGGCGCTTGGTCGTGGGCGAGTACTCGCGCGGCGCGTGGTAGTCCAGCAGGAAGAACGGACTCATCCGCTTTTCGAAATCCGTGGCCGACGGGAAGTAATTGCTGACCCGAAAGCCGTTCCCCACCCAATGCTCGGGCGCACCCCGAAACACCCGCTCGATCGTTCGTTCCATGGATTGCTCCTTTCCTCTCGCTCTGCAACTGGATCTTACAAAAAATTACGCGCTGAAGCCTCCGTCCACATCCAGCGTCGCACCGGTGATGTAGGAGGCGTCGGGGCCGCGAGAAACGCGACTGCGGCCGCCACTTCATCCGGCTGCCCATAACGGCCCAACGCCGTGACCGCCTTTGCCGCAGCGGCGAAATCGCCGTCGGCCGGATTCATATCGGTGTCGATCGGGCCGGGCTGCACGGTGTTGACGGTAATCCCCCTGGGCCCGAGATCCCGTGCCCACCCTCTGGTATACGCCGCAACCGCGGCCTTGGTCGCCGCATAGTCGTCCATACCGGGCCAGCGGCCGAATCACCAATCCCAAGTCCGATCCCGAGAGGGACTGAAAAAGACGTTGACACCGTGCTGACCGCTATGGTACAAACCGCGCAGGTATCGTGAGTGGTCAGAGGTCGAGTGAGTAAAACTACCGCAGCGCACGAAATTCCGCCTGCGGTTTTTTTTTCGCCTCCGTTCGCTTCGTACCCCGGGAGGGATCCCGAGTCCGATGAAGGGAGGTGATTGCATATGGCAAAGGGAACAGTGAAGTGGTTCAACGGCAGCAAGGGCTACGGATTCATTACACCGGAAGAGGGTCGTGATGTGTTCGTACACTTTTCAGCCATTCAAGGCGACGGATTCAAATCTCTGGACGAAGGTCAACAGGTTGAATTTGAGATCGTGAATGGTCCGAAAGGACAGCAAGCGGAAAAGGTCACCAAGATCTAACCGCACGATGAACGGCGAGGGCCCGGGGACACTCACCCCCGGGCTTTTTGTTTGTTGGGCTGTTATGACTGCTTCGCGTTGACGTAGAGCACGAGGCGCTGCCCGGACCGGATCGCGCTGGTTCGGCCCATTCCGTTCCATCTCCGGATGTCGCTGATTGTGACATTAAAGTTCCGGGAGAGACTCCAGAGCGTGTCGCCCCGCTTCACGCGGTAGGTGAGGCGCTTGGGTTTGACGGACGGCGCGGAGTCGCTCGTCAGATCGGCTGTTTGGAGCACGAGGCGCTGTCCGGGCTGGATCACGGCGCGACGGCCCAACCCGTTCCACGCCCGGAGATCGCCGATCCGGACGTCGAACTCCCGCGCAATGTCCCAGAGCGTGTCGCCACGCCGCACACGATACGTCGCGTTCCCGGGGGACGCAGCGGCGCGGCGCTCGGGGCGAGCGGTGGCGTCGGCGTACTGCGGTGAGTGGGGACCGGTGGGAACGAGCAAGGTCGCGCCGGCTCGAATCCGGCTGCCGGAGAGCCGATTCATGTCGCGGAGCACGACCGTCGATGTCCCAAAGCGGCGGGCGATCGACGAGAGCGTTTCGCCTCGACGAATGGTGTGCCGCATCCAGACCGTCTTGTTCCATTCCGGGAGTTTCGAAAAGTTCTGCTCGAACACGGCTTTGGTGCCGATCGGGAGCTTCAAGCGGTAGTCCGTGTACCCCAGTGGGGTCACGTTCCGTCTCAGCTCAGGGTTCAGACGCTTGAGTTCGCTGTAGGTGACGCTCGCCACTTTGGCGATGACGCGAAGATCGGTCGGGCGGGTGATGATCACCTCGTCGTAGACCAAGGGCTTCTCGTACTCCGGCGCGAACCCGTATTTCTCGGGGTGTTTCGCGATAATGGTGGCGGCCATGAACTTGGGGACATAGTTTCGGGTTTCCGGATGGAGGTGCCGCGTCGTGCGAAGATCCCAGAAATCTTCGGCGTTCGTGCGCTTCATCGCCCTCTCGACGCGGCCCTCGCCGCCGTTGTACGACGCGAGCGCCAGGGGCCAGGCATTGAACATGGCGTAGAGGTCTTTGAGGTACGCGGCCGCGGCGTGTGTCGCCTTGACGACGTCGCGGCGCTCGTCGATATACGGGTCGATCCGAAGCCCGTATTTCCGACCGGTGCCCTTCATGAACTGCCACGCGCCCACGGCGTGCGAGCGTGAATACGCGTACGGATTGAAGCCGCTCTCGATCAACGAGACGAACACGAGATCCTCCGGGAGCCCGTTCTCGCGAAAGATTTGCGTCATGAGGGGCACATAGCGGCCAGACCGATTCAGCCAGAGTTGAAAGCGGTCCCGTCCCTTGGTGGTGAAATAGTCCAGGTGGCTTTCCACGCTCGCGTTGAGGACGATCGGGACGTCGTACGGCAAGGCGCCGTCCGCTTCCGCCCCACCCTCGGACTCGAGCAGCTCGTCCCCGATGGCTTCTTCCCGGTCGGATTCGTCGCCGGCCTCCGGCAACGGCTCCTCGATGATGGAGAGTTCAGAGCCAACTGGTGCCGGCGTATCCGGGGTGGGAGGCACGCTGGGCAGAGGCATGTCGGAGCCGGATACCGAGGGTGAGGACTTTGCCGCTGCGACGGGACGAGGCACGTCGGCGGCTCGGCTCGCGGTGTGGCCGACGGTGGCTCCGTGACGGGTTGGGGGCGAGGACGCGCAAGAGGCCAACACAAGGCCAACGCCCACCATGATGACGAACGACCAATCCCTTGGCATGGTGCTCCCCCAATCCGTTGGGGATACTTGAGACGAACCGCCCGCCCGTCATCCCTCACGGCTCTAGACGGTCCTCAACAGGTCTGACGACAAGCTAAAGTATGGGAAACCAACGGGTTCTGTCAAACAAATTCGCGCAAGACACAAGACATGGGTAGGAGGAGCCCGCTGCTTTCTCGTGGTCGAGAATGCCTTTGGTCAGTGGTTTTCAACGGGCTGGATACGGAGGGAGGGTGCGCAGTCGCGGGTCATCCAGCGAGCCGCCCATGGTGAAGTGATACAGACTTTGGTACCGCAGCGTGGTCAGCCCCAGTACGCGGTGCATGGGGTCGTCGAAGAAACACCCGATGCCGGTCGCGCGGATGCCCGTGGCCTCGGCTTCCAGGTACAAGACCTGGCCCACGACCCCACTTTCCCAAAACAGCCGCGGATAGGCCCACGCTCCGTCGTGTTGCAGGGGCCGTTCGAACTCCGCGAGCATGCCGAGCGCAAAGCAGCCGTCGGCGGCAATGGCTTGATGACAGGACACCTGCTCGGCCACTTCCCGGGCATCCCCGGTCTGTAACCGGTAGAGCGGCAGGCCGTCCGGGCACGCCTGGGGTTGTTCCCAAACAAACTCCGGTTTCATGGCGGCGCGCAAAGCCGCGCTCTGACCGGGATCGCGAACCAGCAGATAAAGACCGGGATCCAGGTCCTGGACGCGGTGCACAAAGAGCGCCAGGTGAATGCGGGGCGTCCAGGGCAGCATGGTGAAGGGGAATCGGCCGGGGCCGGGCAGCGTCTTGGCCAGGATCTGATAGAACGCGTCGCGGGTGATCCCGGTTTGGCCATCCAGGGCTACGGCGCTGCGACGCTGGAAAATCATCTGGCGGAACGCGATCGGTGCAGCACCGATCGCGAGCACCGGGCCGGTGGGTCGCGCAATCCCATAGACCTGATTGGTCGACGGCTTGTGCACCGCAGCGTGCACGCGCTCGATGATCGGCCACTCCATGTGGCCGCGGCTCAGTACATTCGGTCGGCCTTGCCAGGGCAAGCTTGCGACCCTCGCGACGACATCGCTGGGCAACGTGAGCGTGTGGCACGTTTCGCCCTGCGGGTAGATCGCCAGCACGCAGTCGGGCGCCTCGGGTTCGGCGCCTTGGGCATCAACAACGCCCAGCAACGAGGCCACGGAGTCGGTCCCAAGATCATCCAACAGCGTCGCGTGCCAGCCCAGCCCCGCCGCAGCCAGGCTCATCGCGGCCATCGCGTGTCCTACGTCGTGTTGGCAATAACGATAGGCCCGTTCGCCGTACTTCCACGCCTCACGCCAGTGCACCGACGTGAAGCCGATCAGGAGCACGGGATGCGGCAGCTCCGCGGTCAATGCTTGCCAGGTCTCCAGCGGGACGTCCGCGCGTCGTTCCAGCGCGTGCTCGGCGGGCGCGTAGTGACACACCATCGGCCCGTCGCACAGCCCCGCGATCGGCCCGGAGATCAGATACCCTTCGGTCGGATGGAGATTCCCGCTGGAGGGATTGATCCGCAGGAACCACGACGCGTCTCCCGCTTGTTTCCGCGCGGAGAGCGCCAGGCTGTCGGAGAAGAGTTGCGACACGGTGCGATGCGTGAAGGGCTGTGCCGGGACGTTGCCCGCCACAAAGGCCGCTTCATACCGCGGCTCCGGGCTTGGAGGGACGTGGTCGAGGTTGATCAGCGGCGCGCCCGCGTACCGCCGGAAGGGATCGGGCTGCGTGGCCCAGTCCATGTGACCCGGCCCTCGCGCATAGGCATGCAAATGATGTTTGGTCGCCTGATGATAGGCAATGACCTCCGTGAGCGCGTCAGACATACGAGAGGATGGTACGCTATTTGGCGCTTGGACGGCTATAACTGGGCCGGCGGCAAGAACCTCAGCAGGGTGAGTTGGTGTTCAGGCGAAGACGGGGTGCCTCAGGTCCCAAAGGTGGCGCCGCCGAATTCACGGCCGCGAAACAGCGAGTGAGGTCGGCGCGAAATCGCTCAACCTCCAGACCCATCCAGATGCCGTGGAAGACGGCCAGCCGCTCGCACGCGGCCGTCGACAGCGTCCGTGCCGCCCGCACCTGACCCATGCGCAGCTTGAGCAACGAAGCCGCCGCGCCGATCAACCCCTGAATGTATCGTGCGGGTTCGGACCGGGGAGGGTGAGCTCGCCAGAGGGATTCCCACGCCTCATGCGCCTCCCAGAAGTACCACCGGTTGAACAGGTCAACGCCGCGCAGATACGGCTGAAGCGTTGGCCATTGTTCCGCAGTCCAGGGTCCGTGCACGACCGCGGTCTGATATGGTTCGCGCGGCCCAGTCAGGCCCGGGATGAACCGAGATACCGGGAGCGTGTGGTCAGTCCCATACCAGGGAAGCGTTGCGAGATCTGGTGGATCAAGGGGGGGAGCGACGCGGCTGATTGTGTGGTCGACCATGCGTCCGACCTCAGGCCGATGACCGCAGGGCGTTGTTCAGGAGCCGGCACCCGGCAAAGAGCGTGGCCTCCTCGTCCCGAATCCAGCGGCTGATGGCTCCAAGGTAGACGAGCGTATCGGCGACGCTCTTGATGTTGGCGATGGCCGTATCGGCTTGGGCCTCCGCGGGATTCACGGGTTTGCCGCGCTCGATCAGATAGCGAAACAAACGCAGCTCCGGGCCCAGGTGGATTTCGGCGAGCAGGCTTCGTACAAAAGGCTCCCATTCGCCGCGTCCGTTCGCGATCGCGTTGTTCCCGTAGTGCAGCAACAGCTTGGTCAGGTAGGGGTGGTTACCGGTCCAAGCAGCCAGTGAGGGATCTCCGTGTGGACCGATCAGCCGACGCGTCTCGCCATCGAGCAGGACCGAGAGCGGAACGACTCGGAAGGACGCGCCAGCCAATGTCCCGGAGTCGCCGAGCAGCGCGCGCAACCGGCGCCCGCCGGTCACCATCAGGGCGGCAGGGTTGGCAGTCCAGACGCGGGCGAGTAACGAGACCGTCGTCGAGTCGGGAAGAGCATCCAGATTGTCCAGGACTACGATCGCGCCCGAAACAAACTCGACCTCTCGAGAAGGCTCAGCGGCAAGATCCATCTCGATCACGTGGTGATGGGGTAGTCCCTGCAACGCGGTGCGGACCAGGGAGGTTTTCCCCAGCTTGGGCCCGCCGATCACGGCCAACGACTCGCCCCGCGCAAGCCGCCAGCGCAGATTTTTGACCAGTCCCTGGCGACCGACGAACGCGTCGCCGGTGGCGGGGGTCGGGGTGAACGGTGGAATGGGCACGGCACACTGTACCATAGCCCCTCGCTTCCATTGACACTCATACACGGGCTTGATAGCGTAAACGCGCCTCGCCTACATCGTGCTCGCCTGGTATACGGTGAGGTCAAGGCCGATTTCGCGTTCACAACGAAGTAGCCGCCTGAAGAGTTGGTGACATCACATGTATGACGAAGGGCTGGCAGCGCGCATTCGAGGCGGGCTGGGCAGGCGCAAGGCGCTGGTGGAGAAACATATGTTTGGCGGCCTCGCGTTCTTGCTGAACGGGAAGATGTTCTGCGGCGTGTTGCAGAAAGACCTCGTGCTTCGTCTGGGAGCAGAAGGCGGTGACCAGGCGCTCAAGTCGCCGCGAGCCGCTAACCAGCGCTTGAACGACAATTGGCTTTCGCCGGACGGTCGCCCGGCGAGCAATTCCTCGACACTGATGTCCTCGTCGATGTCTTCCCAGTGGATGCCGGTTCCTTTCCCGATAAGACGCCAACGTTTTCGCTCGGCCGAGGACGCGTGTTGTAATCGGCGAAAACTAGGCCAGCGGGACCGAGATGCTGCGGCCGTCGCTCGGGTCAAGCGAGAGGGTGTCGTCGGTAACCGATACCTTTTCAAGGGCTGAAATACTCATCCGACGCCTTGGTCCGCGCCGATACTACCCC from Nitrospirota bacterium includes the following:
- a CDS encoding NAD(P)H-dependent oxidoreductase, which gives rise to MSTIIGIAGSLRRASYNAALLRAATALAPQGCRIEVASIRGIPLYDGDVEAEEGIPPAVNQLKNRIAAAHGLLLVTPEYNNSVPGVLKNAIDWLSRPDDDIARVFEGRPVGLIGATPGMGGTRLSQTAWLPVIRTLGMSPWFGETLYVSNARQVFDATGALVDEKVKRRLTAYMKGFAAFVESVARAKSTAPATPAGS
- a CDS encoding LysM peptidoglycan-binding domain-containing protein, giving the protein MPLPSVPPTPDTPAPVGSELSIIEEPLPEAGDESDREEAIGDELLESEGGAEADGALPYDVPIVLNASVESHLDYFTTKGRDRFQLWLNRSGRYVPLMTQIFRENGLPEDLVFVSLIESGFNPYAYSRSHAVGAWQFMKGTGRKYGLRIDPYIDERRDVVKATHAAAAYLKDLYAMFNAWPLALASYNGGEGRVERAMKRTNAEDFWDLRTTRHLHPETRNYVPKFMAATIIAKHPEKYGFAPEYEKPLVYDEVIITRPTDLRVIAKVASVTYSELKRLNPELRRNVTPLGYTDYRLKLPIGTKAVFEQNFSKLPEWNKTVWMRHTIRRGETLSSIARRFGTSTVVLRDMNRLSGSRIRAGATLLVPTGPHSPQYADATARPERRAAASPGNATYRVRRGDTLWDIAREFDVRIGDLRAWNGLGRRAVIQPGQRLVLQTADLTSDSAPSVKPKRLTYRVKRGDTLWSLSRNFNVTISDIRRWNGMGRTSAIRSGQRLVLYVNAKQS
- a CDS encoding cold-shock protein translates to MHMAKGTVKWFNGSKGYGFITPEEGRDVFVHFSAIQGDGFKSLDEGQQVEFEIVNGPKGQQAEKVTKI
- a CDS encoding radical SAM protein — encoded protein: MGFPPIGIMSLSAVLKRDGHECVMFDQANPETPDHVIIEEIRRQRPALVGMSFLSTTSYPYAKILARKIRAVDSAVKLAFGGVFASLNAGLVKLQCPEVDFVCRGDGEQLILDLLAHLNDPEAVQGLTWMKDDRVINNPNRPTERNLDQWPFPDRDSLKLDFIESMPLDVPAVLSMKRFTTMQTSRGCPWPCVFCDIPIFNDGKWRFRSAEHVVAEFKHLQELGYGAVYFVDDHFLLKPKRIEAICQGIIDQRIDIEWGVEGRVDSVCQHLFPIMAKAHCRTLMFGIESGSQKVLDRLKKEQTLEDVESAVTNAKRAGIEIVHGFFTVGNPDETVEDMRATFDFASRLRLDTFGFNRLCVYRGTPLWQEYVHRGLVNDATDWYKYFKCSEIDPTCLPGEVINAERTAGFKRLFLYKLRHYPIQTFRLLRRFLRYMPVRDVVYLIIKPFLGKSKGATKAEILSRAVEHGAMKDAAAQLTQVSDEALEHVILESKAERHRIQREAEELREEPTAPVR
- a CDS encoding pirin family protein — encoded protein: MERTIERVFRGAPEHWVGNGFRVSNYFPSATDFEKRMSPFFLLDYHAPREYSPTTKRRGVGTHPHRGFETVTIAYQGAVAHRDSTGAGGVIRPGEVQWMTAGGGILHNEYHEESFARAGGVMHMMQIWVNLPRRHKMTAPKYQPLTIADIPEVTLRDDTGVVRVISGVYEATKGSASTFTPAHMLDLRLKPGAEVRLPTPKDYNTALLVLSGQVKANESAAVSEGQFVLFKNDGDEVRVTAVTDAIVLFLSGEPIEEPLVHYGPFIMNSADEINQAVEDFNAGRFGYLED
- a CDS encoding SagB/ThcOx family dehydrogenase; the protein is MSDALTEVIAYHQATKHHLHAYARGPGHMDWATQPDPFRRYAGAPLINLDHVPPSPEPRYEAAFVAGNVPAQPFTHRTVSQLFSDSLALSARKQAGDASWFLRINPSSGNLHPTEGYLISGPIAGLCDGPMVCHYAPAEHALERRADVPLETWQALTAELPHPVLLIGFTSVHWREAWKYGERAYRYCQHDVGHAMAAMSLAAAGLGWHATLLDDLGTDSVASLLGVVDAQGAEPEAPDCVLAIYPQGETCHTLTLPSDVVARVASLPWQGRPNVLSRGHMEWPIIERVHAAVHKPSTNQVYGIARPTGPVLAIGAAPIAFRQMIFQRRSAVALDGQTGITRDAFYQILAKTLPGPGRFPFTMLPWTPRIHLALFVHRVQDLDPGLYLLVRDPGQSAALRAAMKPEFVWEQPQACPDGLPLYRLQTGDAREVAEQVSCHQAIAADGCFALGMLAEFERPLQHDGAWAYPRLFWESGVVGQVLYLEAEATGIRATGIGCFFDDPMHRVLGLTTLRYQSLYHFTMGGSLDDPRLRTLPPYPAR
- a CDS encoding DUF309 domain-containing protein, yielding MVDHTISRVAPPLDPPDLATLPWYGTDHTLPVSRFIPGLTGPREPYQTAVVHGPWTAEQWPTLQPYLRGVDLFNRWYFWEAHEAWESLWRAHPPRSEPARYIQGLIGAAASLLKLRMGQVRAARTLSTAACERLAVFHGIWMGLEVERFRADLTRCFAAVNSAAPPLGPEAPRLRLNTNSPC